The Verrucomicrobium spinosum DSM 4136 = JCM 18804 genome includes a region encoding these proteins:
- a CDS encoding SpoIIE family protein phosphatase, whose translation MLFRRLLQGSLQSRFTRLIVIPSAAFLLLVLGLVTARIFRSAVEQAQGAALNLARIHATKLDRALAEAARVPEMHARLLESGLIEDQQTLHRYLTDVVTRTGGIYGSCLAFQPNTFAPAERNYCPYAYRSGGKTEFSLLTPPAYDHFLWDWYQQPKRLGHAMWIEPFFDEGGGNVLMITRAVPFYHTKPDGSKGDLKGVATIDISLDQITAGLSSVKVGETGYAMLLSTEGRIIACPDASKVMKVRLEDLNAVLAHSMMPGSEGFINTFNPLDQKEAWVAFAPVQTANFMLALVYPADEVFRNAYRLLGEMLIIVFVAVSGLFVSLWLVARSVSRPVNKLAAAARRIAGGDLDHRFNEAVNIHEVHDLASAFTKMTRDLKMRMEELRHTSALRERMEGELNAARRIQMSMLPKQWSDRADWPEHASIALHAIIQPAREVGGDFYDYRFLDPERLSILIGDVSGKGVPAALFMAMTQTLFQAHASPERTVSGIMTRVNDALCDESHTGMFVTLLYAVLNVRTGTLEICNAGHPPPYRLSAAGELDTMKSDRNPALGLVRNFDFSTGSFQLTPGDRLFFYTDGVTEAFNTAKELYTHQRLENLLAAHANLSVDQLTQTVIADVQLHSLNHEASDDLTVLAVGYVGRKQG comes from the coding sequence GTGTTGTTCAGGCGGCTGCTTCAGGGATCTCTTCAATCGCGGTTCACGCGGCTGATCGTCATTCCCTCGGCCGCCTTTTTGCTGCTCGTGCTGGGTCTGGTGACGGCCCGTATCTTCCGGAGCGCTGTGGAACAGGCCCAGGGCGCGGCCCTGAATCTCGCCCGCATTCATGCCACGAAACTGGACCGCGCTCTGGCCGAGGCCGCCCGCGTGCCCGAGATGCACGCCCGCCTGCTGGAGAGCGGCTTGATCGAGGATCAGCAGACTCTCCACCGCTACCTGACGGATGTGGTCACCCGGACCGGAGGCATCTATGGAAGCTGCCTTGCCTTTCAACCCAACACCTTCGCCCCAGCCGAGCGCAACTACTGCCCCTACGCCTACCGCTCCGGAGGGAAGACAGAGTTCTCCCTGCTCACGCCACCCGCCTACGACCACTTTCTCTGGGACTGGTACCAACAGCCCAAGCGACTGGGTCACGCCATGTGGATCGAGCCCTTCTTCGATGAAGGGGGTGGCAATGTCCTCATGATCACCCGGGCGGTGCCGTTCTACCACACCAAGCCGGACGGCTCGAAGGGCGATTTGAAAGGCGTCGCCACGATCGACATCTCCCTCGACCAGATCACTGCCGGACTGAGTTCCGTCAAAGTGGGGGAAACGGGCTACGCGATGCTCCTGAGCACGGAGGGCCGCATCATCGCCTGCCCGGATGCCTCCAAGGTGATGAAGGTGCGACTGGAGGACCTCAATGCGGTGCTGGCCCATTCCATGATGCCCGGCAGCGAGGGCTTCATCAACACGTTCAATCCGCTCGACCAGAAGGAGGCGTGGGTGGCCTTTGCCCCAGTACAAACGGCCAACTTCATGCTGGCTCTGGTGTACCCGGCTGATGAGGTCTTTCGCAATGCCTATCGCCTGCTGGGCGAGATGCTCATCATTGTCTTTGTGGCGGTGTCGGGACTGTTCGTCAGCCTCTGGCTGGTGGCGCGATCGGTGAGCCGCCCGGTAAACAAACTGGCCGCCGCGGCACGGAGGATCGCTGGAGGTGATTTGGATCACCGGTTCAACGAGGCGGTGAACATTCACGAAGTGCATGATCTCGCCTCGGCCTTCACCAAGATGACGCGGGATCTAAAGATGCGCATGGAGGAGCTGCGCCACACCTCCGCCCTGCGTGAGCGAATGGAGGGGGAGCTCAATGCCGCCCGCCGCATCCAGATGAGCATGCTGCCCAAGCAGTGGTCGGACCGCGCCGACTGGCCCGAGCATGCCTCGATCGCCCTGCACGCCATCATCCAGCCGGCCCGCGAAGTGGGAGGCGACTTCTACGACTATCGTTTCCTGGATCCCGAAAGGCTCTCGATCCTCATCGGTGACGTCTCCGGCAAAGGGGTGCCAGCCGCCTTGTTCATGGCCATGACCCAGACCCTCTTCCAAGCGCATGCCAGCCCGGAGCGCACCGTTTCTGGCATCATGACCAGGGTCAATGACGCCCTCTGCGACGAGTCCCACACGGGGATGTTTGTGACCCTGCTTTACGCCGTGCTCAACGTGCGCACTGGAACTCTGGAGATCTGCAATGCCGGCCACCCCCCACCCTACCGCCTCAGCGCCGCCGGAGAACTCGACACCATGAAGAGCGACCGCAACCCCGCCCTGGGTCTGGTGCGCAACTTCGACTTCAGCACCGGCAGCTTCCAGCTCACCCCTGGAGACCGGCTGTTCTTCTATACCGATGGCGTGACCGAGGCCTTCAACACCGCCAAGGAGCTCTACACCCATCAACGGCTCGAAAACCTGCTCGCAGCCCACGCAAATCTCTCCGTGGACCAGCTCACCCAGACCGTCATCGCCGACGTGCAACTGCACAGCCTGAACCATGAGGCATCGGATGACTTGACCGTGCTGGCCGTCGGGTATGTGGGAAGAAAGCAAGGTTAG
- a CDS encoding pseudouridine synthase yields the protein MFLSRLIARHKGMGRTAAMQAIAGKRVKVEDQVVTDGQHEVDRFSTVWLDDTLVQEGESALYIMLHKPVGYLSATRDPQHPTVIDLIDHPARETLHIAGRLDRSSSGLLLLTNDGRWSRRLTEPGEKVDKVYLVETAEPIAPEAVELFAKGFYFHTEDLTTLPAELGILGERLARVTLHEGRYHQIKRMFHRVGNRVISLHRESIGSLVLPVELFPGQWREIRRDVLRSQPTQKG from the coding sequence ATGTTCCTCTCCCGACTGATTGCCAGGCACAAGGGCATGGGAAGGACGGCGGCGATGCAGGCCATCGCGGGCAAAAGGGTGAAGGTGGAGGATCAGGTGGTGACGGACGGGCAACATGAAGTGGATCGCTTTTCCACCGTCTGGCTCGATGACACCCTGGTCCAAGAGGGCGAGTCCGCGCTGTACATCATGCTGCACAAACCGGTCGGTTACCTCAGCGCCACCAGAGATCCTCAACACCCCACGGTCATCGACCTGATCGACCATCCCGCACGAGAGACCCTGCACATCGCTGGCCGACTGGACCGCAGCTCTTCAGGCCTGCTCCTGCTGACCAATGACGGACGCTGGTCGAGACGTCTTACTGAGCCTGGGGAAAAAGTGGACAAGGTCTATCTGGTCGAAACCGCCGAGCCCATTGCACCCGAGGCCGTGGAGCTGTTTGCCAAAGGGTTCTATTTTCACACCGAAGACCTGACCACCCTGCCCGCGGAGCTGGGAATCCTGGGAGAGCGTCTTGCGAGAGTCACCCTGCATGAAGGACGCTATCACCAGATCAAGCGCATGTTCCACCGGGTGGGGAATCGCGTCATTTCCTTGCACCGAGAAAGCATTGGATCACTCGTGCTGCCGGTGGAGCTTTTCCCCGGGCAATGGCGGGAGATAAGGCGTGACGTCCTTCGTTCCCAACCGACCCAAAAGGGATAG
- a CDS encoding amidohydrolase yields the protein MRPLLLLRTAFAVTLLSAAFSPCWGQTAAPALILHHGRVLTVDPAFSIREALAVDATGRIIACGGNQEVLALKETSTQLIDLAGKTLMPGLMDSHVHPGAALTEYDHEIPVMETIQDVLNYIAARAKATPEGSWIHIRQVFITRLKEQRYPTRQELDAAAPKHAVNFSTGPDCLLNSLALQRSGITRDFKITDGGPGKVEIDPVAGEPTGLLREMGRFVKMKQQVKSPTPAEVYERTRALFQDYNSVGLTAIGDRGAGRASLDRYEEMKKRGELSLRVMCSHTFNTVGMWRTIEQGIDEIIAHPLCKGDDRLRIIGTKVWLDGGMLTGSAYMSRPWGISQVYGISDPAYRGTLNIKPESLQKMVDKVTAAGLQFTAHSVGDGAVHTLLDAYEKVNTAHPVRDTRACITHSNFMSEEAVRRAAGLGVMMDIQPIWLHLDSRTLLGQFGQARTRWFQPLKSIFAAGGVVGGGSDHMQKIGSFRSVNPYNPWLGMWIAITRTARFLDEPMHAEECLTREQAIQMYTINNAKLLFLETQTGSLQTGKQADMILLDRDPLTCPINELAQTKVLKTWLAGQLVYQAR from the coding sequence ATGCGTCCGCTTCTCCTTCTGCGCACGGCATTTGCCGTCACGCTGTTGTCAGCCGCCTTCAGCCCATGCTGGGGCCAGACTGCCGCTCCCGCGTTGATCCTCCATCATGGCAGGGTCCTCACGGTGGATCCAGCCTTCAGCATCCGGGAAGCCTTGGCCGTGGATGCGACTGGCCGCATCATTGCCTGCGGCGGTAATCAAGAAGTGCTGGCCCTCAAAGAGACCAGCACGCAATTGATTGACCTGGCCGGGAAAACCCTCATGCCCGGCCTCATGGACTCCCACGTTCACCCCGGCGCTGCTCTCACGGAGTACGACCATGAGATACCCGTCATGGAGACCATCCAGGATGTGCTCAACTACATCGCCGCGCGGGCCAAAGCCACGCCCGAAGGTTCGTGGATCCACATCCGGCAGGTCTTCATCACCCGGCTGAAGGAACAGCGCTACCCCACCCGCCAGGAACTGGACGCAGCGGCACCCAAACATGCGGTCAACTTCTCCACGGGACCGGACTGCCTGCTGAACAGCCTGGCACTCCAACGGAGTGGCATCACCCGAGATTTCAAGATCACCGACGGAGGCCCTGGAAAAGTGGAGATCGATCCCGTCGCGGGTGAACCCACCGGCTTGCTGCGTGAGATGGGTCGCTTCGTAAAAATGAAGCAGCAGGTGAAGTCGCCCACTCCCGCTGAGGTCTATGAGCGCACGCGGGCGCTTTTTCAGGACTACAACTCGGTTGGGCTGACCGCGATTGGAGACCGCGGAGCGGGCCGGGCATCGCTCGACCGGTACGAGGAAATGAAGAAACGGGGTGAGTTGAGCCTGCGGGTGATGTGCTCACACACCTTCAACACCGTGGGCATGTGGCGCACCATCGAGCAGGGCATCGACGAGATTATCGCCCACCCGTTGTGCAAAGGCGATGACCGACTCCGCATCATCGGCACCAAGGTCTGGCTGGACGGCGGCATGCTCACCGGCAGCGCCTACATGAGCCGACCCTGGGGCATCAGCCAGGTGTACGGCATCTCTGATCCCGCCTACCGGGGCACGCTAAACATCAAGCCGGAGAGTCTGCAAAAGATGGTTGACAAGGTTACCGCCGCAGGGCTGCAATTCACCGCCCACAGCGTGGGCGATGGCGCGGTGCATACGCTGCTGGATGCGTATGAAAAGGTCAACACCGCCCACCCGGTGCGGGACACGCGGGCCTGCATCACCCACAGCAATTTCATGAGTGAGGAAGCTGTCCGCCGTGCTGCAGGCTTGGGGGTGATGATGGACATCCAGCCCATCTGGTTGCACCTGGATTCCCGCACGCTGTTGGGGCAGTTCGGCCAGGCACGCACCCGCTGGTTTCAACCGCTCAAGAGCATCTTCGCCGCTGGCGGTGTGGTGGGAGGTGGCAGTGACCACATGCAGAAGATCGGCTCCTTCCGCTCCGTGAATCCCTACAATCCCTGGCTGGGCATGTGGATCGCCATCACCCGGACGGCCCGCTTTCTCGACGAACCCATGCACGCCGAGGAGTGCCTGACCCGCGAACAGGCCATCCAGATGTACACGATCAACAATGCGAAGTTGTTGTTCCTTGAAACCCAGACGGGCTCTTTGCAGACGGGCAAACAAGCGGACATGATTCTCCTGGATCGCGATCCCCTGACCTGCCCGATCAATGAACTGGCTCAGACCAAGGTGCTCAAGACCTGGCTGGCGGGTCAACTGGTCTATCAGGCCCGCTAG
- a CDS encoding dipeptidase produces the protein MSLSRRQLLRRTVHTASALVAAPLFNIHVRAQEAGGIWRTGNDVIDRARETALSLLKPTPAQLERAWELHYQSLVLDSYGFAPRAAIDGEKFQAVVEAGASPAELVDLREEMSMTRSATDPAERKEFLEAFRAAGVTCIFQNAGEEGNDPLRLIKRLARFTQKTDLMKPEVTKAVTAEDVESTRKAGGICLLFTTNGVPLRGAWESTRDELRLVRIFQQLGVRMMHVTYNRRNPLGDGAGEPDNGGLSDFGHQAVAELNRAGVIVDVAHSGWRTSLEAAKASTKPMVASHTSCASLYRHIRGRPDEVIQAIADTDGLVGVCCISRFLGGKGDIVAMMDHLDHLLKKFGPTHVAIGTDVGYLSRFDKAERLKVKRRADGSSPLSAPGPSWEHLWPRDDFQTTLEAEQSLAWTNWPLFTLGLVMRGHKDEDIRAVLGGNMLRVLRAQA, from the coding sequence ATGTCACTCTCCCGCCGTCAGTTGCTTCGTCGCACCGTTCACACCGCCTCGGCCCTTGTTGCTGCCCCATTGTTCAACATCCATGTCCGGGCCCAGGAAGCCGGAGGCATCTGGCGAACCGGGAACGACGTGATCGACCGCGCCCGGGAAACTGCGTTGAGCCTGCTCAAGCCCACCCCGGCCCAGTTGGAGCGGGCATGGGAACTGCATTACCAATCACTGGTCCTGGACAGCTACGGGTTTGCCCCGCGTGCCGCCATTGATGGAGAGAAATTTCAAGCCGTTGTGGAGGCCGGGGCAAGCCCAGCAGAACTGGTGGACCTGCGCGAGGAGATGTCCATGACCCGAAGCGCCACCGATCCTGCGGAACGAAAGGAGTTTCTGGAAGCCTTCCGAGCCGCAGGGGTCACCTGCATCTTTCAGAATGCGGGTGAGGAGGGCAACGATCCCCTTCGCTTGATCAAGCGGCTGGCCCGATTCACCCAGAAGACGGACCTCATGAAACCCGAGGTGACCAAGGCGGTGACTGCAGAGGATGTGGAAAGCACCCGAAAGGCAGGCGGAATCTGCCTGCTGTTCACCACCAATGGTGTACCTCTGCGCGGTGCCTGGGAAAGCACCCGTGATGAACTCCGTCTTGTGCGCATCTTCCAGCAGCTAGGGGTGCGCATGATGCACGTCACCTACAACCGCCGCAATCCGCTGGGAGACGGCGCGGGCGAACCCGACAATGGTGGCCTCAGCGACTTCGGGCATCAGGCGGTGGCGGAGCTTAACCGCGCCGGTGTCATTGTGGATGTGGCCCACTCCGGCTGGCGGACCAGCCTGGAGGCCGCCAAAGCCTCCACCAAGCCGATGGTGGCCAGTCACACCTCGTGCGCCAGCCTCTACAGACACATCCGTGGCAGGCCGGATGAAGTCATCCAGGCTATCGCCGACACGGACGGCCTCGTGGGCGTCTGCTGCATCTCACGCTTCTTGGGCGGCAAAGGGGACATCGTTGCGATGATGGATCACCTCGATCACCTGCTGAAAAAGTTTGGCCCTACCCATGTGGCCATCGGAACAGATGTGGGGTACCTCTCACGTTTTGACAAAGCGGAGCGTCTCAAAGTGAAACGTCGCGCGGACGGCAGCTCCCCACTCAGCGCCCCCGGCCCCTCCTGGGAGCACCTCTGGCCCAGGGATGACTTTCAAACCACCCTGGAGGCGGAGCAGAGCCTCGCCTGGACCAACTGGCCCCTCTTCACCCTCGGCCTGGTGATGCGTGGGCACAAGGATGAGGACATTCGCGCGGTTCTAGGGGGGAACATGCTGCGGGTGCTGCGGGCGCAGGCGTAG
- a CDS encoding protein-L-isoaspartate(D-aspartate) O-methyltransferase: MNAGCDPVLPTASQAADGEGRFAAERRRMVETQLQAPDRGIRHKGVLKAMLEVPRHEFVPVQFRSDAYDDRPLPIGHDQTISQPFIVAFMTEALDPKPTHRVLEIGTGSGYQAAVLARLVKEVFTIEIVEPLGRRAEKDLKRLGYNNVQVSVGDGYAGWPEQAPFDTIIVTCAPDHVPQPLTDQLKEGGRLIIPVGGQGAQSLVLIRKIDGKLKREQVMDVRFVPMTGKAEE; encoded by the coding sequence ATGAACGCAGGTTGTGATCCCGTGCTGCCCACCGCCAGTCAGGCGGCGGACGGGGAAGGGCGTTTTGCGGCAGAGAGGCGACGCATGGTGGAAACTCAACTTCAGGCCCCGGACCGTGGCATCCGGCATAAAGGGGTGTTGAAAGCCATGCTGGAGGTGCCCCGGCATGAGTTCGTGCCTGTACAGTTCCGATCTGACGCCTACGATGACCGCCCGCTGCCCATTGGCCATGACCAGACGATCTCACAGCCATTCATCGTGGCCTTCATGACGGAGGCGCTGGATCCCAAGCCCACCCATCGGGTGCTGGAAATCGGCACCGGCTCCGGCTATCAGGCCGCGGTCCTGGCCCGGCTTGTAAAAGAGGTGTTTACGATCGAGATCGTGGAACCCCTCGGCCGGCGGGCGGAGAAGGATCTCAAGCGTCTAGGGTATAACAATGTGCAGGTGAGCGTCGGTGACGGCTATGCCGGCTGGCCGGAGCAGGCCCCCTTCGACACCATCATTGTCACCTGTGCGCCGGATCATGTGCCCCAGCCGCTGACCGACCAACTGAAGGAAGGCGGCCGCCTCATCATCCCCGTGGGAGGGCAAGGCGCCCAGTCCCTGGTGCTGATTCGCAAAATAGACGGCAAGCTGAAGCGGGAGCAGGTGATGGACGTGCGGTTTGTGCCCATGACGGGGAAGGCGGAGGAGTAG
- a CDS encoding TetR/AcrR family transcriptional regulator, translated as MPRPSSHVDEKLLAAARELLPSTGCHKLSLRQVASHAGVNLGMFHYHFGNKEAFLETLISRTYDEILARLEHTSQPEASPLENLRTALNALGRWARDHRELLMRLAADAMAGEQVVVNGFVKNQPRIIGTMVPRMMAAQAAGQLPPIAVPQLIGFIAGSITMPFVVGTVMSKFDLVPAPLLEGLESAVFSDEAISQRIDMALAGLQSALPQAPVSNPKPT; from the coding sequence ATGCCCCGCCCTTCCTCCCATGTCGATGAGAAGCTCCTGGCTGCCGCCCGGGAGTTGCTCCCCTCAACGGGCTGTCATAAACTCAGCCTCCGCCAGGTGGCCAGCCACGCCGGAGTCAACCTGGGGATGTTCCACTATCACTTTGGGAACAAGGAAGCGTTTCTGGAGACGCTGATCAGCCGCACCTACGATGAGATCCTGGCGAGGCTGGAGCACACCTCCCAGCCCGAGGCCTCACCCTTGGAGAACCTGCGAACGGCACTCAATGCCCTCGGCCGCTGGGCCCGAGACCATCGAGAGCTCCTCATGCGGCTCGCGGCGGACGCCATGGCGGGCGAGCAGGTGGTGGTCAACGGTTTCGTCAAGAACCAGCCCCGCATCATCGGTACCATGGTGCCCCGTATGATGGCTGCGCAGGCTGCGGGGCAGCTTCCGCCGATTGCGGTGCCCCAGCTGATTGGCTTCATCGCCGGCAGCATCACCATGCCTTTCGTTGTGGGCACGGTGATGTCCAAGTTTGACCTCGTACCCGCCCCGCTTCTCGAGGGGCTGGAGAGCGCTGTCTTCAGTGATGAGGCCATTTCCCAACGCATCGACATGGCGCTCGCGGGGCTGCAATCGGCCCTGCCTCAAGCTCCCGTCTCCAACCCGAAACCGACATGA
- a CDS encoding HlyD family secretion protein, whose amino-acid sequence MKTLLPMLLATSLALPACTRSDPNLLNGYVEADYVRVAAPVAGRLVKRDVMRGDEITAGAPLFSLNTDDELAARDEAAAKVATAEARLADLLKGDRTEELVAKDASLRQAQAALDLSTAELKRVEPLVRSKALAAADLDQARSNEHRDRARVAELSAQIVVAKLGGRPDAIGAAQSEVKAARDQLAGAEWRLKEKSQTAPAAARVEDTLYEAGEWIPAGTPVVTLLPPANVKIRFYVPETQLARLTKGASVAIHMDGSAPVQATISFISNQAEYTPPVIYSRETREKLVFLCEARPQAADAPRLHPGQPVEVHLP is encoded by the coding sequence ATGAAAACTCTGCTTCCCATGCTTCTGGCCACGTCGCTGGCCCTCCCTGCATGCACCAGGAGCGATCCCAATCTGCTCAACGGCTACGTGGAAGCCGACTACGTCAGGGTGGCAGCCCCGGTGGCGGGCCGCCTGGTGAAACGCGACGTCATGCGGGGCGATGAAATCACTGCCGGAGCGCCGCTGTTCTCCCTGAATACAGATGATGAACTGGCTGCACGCGACGAGGCGGCGGCAAAAGTGGCCACCGCCGAGGCCCGCCTGGCCGATCTCCTTAAAGGTGACCGCACCGAGGAACTGGTGGCCAAGGATGCGAGCCTTCGCCAGGCGCAGGCTGCGCTGGATCTCTCTACGGCCGAATTGAAACGCGTGGAGCCGCTGGTGCGGTCCAAAGCGCTCGCCGCCGCAGACCTGGATCAGGCCCGCTCCAATGAGCACCGGGATCGGGCCAGGGTGGCTGAGCTCTCCGCACAGATTGTGGTGGCCAAACTCGGGGGTCGTCCCGATGCCATCGGAGCCGCACAATCCGAAGTGAAGGCAGCGAGAGACCAGCTCGCCGGGGCAGAGTGGAGGTTAAAGGAAAAGTCGCAGACCGCTCCGGCTGCCGCCCGGGTGGAAGACACCCTCTATGAAGCCGGGGAATGGATTCCCGCAGGCACACCCGTGGTAACCCTGCTGCCACCGGCGAACGTGAAAATCCGCTTCTATGTGCCGGAGACTCAGCTGGCCCGCCTCACCAAGGGGGCCAGCGTGGCGATCCACATGGACGGTTCCGCCCCCGTGCAGGCGACGATCAGCTTCATCTCCAACCAGGCGGAATACACCCCTCCAGTGATCTACAGCCGGGAGACGCGGGAGAAGCTCGTCTTTCTGTGCGAAGCCCGTCCGCAGGCTGCGGATGCCCCGAGACTGCACCCCGGTCAGCCGGTGGAAGTGCATCTCCCTTAG
- a CDS encoding ABC transporter ATP-binding protein, translated as MSAVIDVRHLTKAFDGRKVVDDFSIRVEGGRIHGFLGPNGSGKTTTIRMLCGLLTPDAGEGTCLDYDIRTQTAEIKKHVGYMTQKFSLYEDLSISENLDFIARIYAVPRRKEVVAKTLERLGLATRSRQLAGSLSGGWKQRLALAACLLHEPKLLLLDEPTAGVDPKARRDFWENIHQLAAEGMTVLVSTHYMDEAEQCHELVYMAYGRKVVEGTAREVVDRSGLDIWEVSGPDLPKLSRELRQLSEVEMVVPFGLTLHVSGRNHSALEQALTPFRQRPGLACRRIKPGLEDVFISLMDKSVDNFG; from the coding sequence ATGAGTGCCGTCATCGATGTCCGACACCTCACCAAGGCCTTCGACGGGCGGAAGGTGGTGGATGATTTCTCCATACGGGTGGAGGGAGGCCGCATCCACGGCTTCCTGGGCCCCAATGGCAGTGGCAAGACGACGACGATCCGCATGCTGTGCGGGCTGCTGACTCCGGATGCAGGAGAAGGCACCTGCCTGGATTACGACATCCGCACCCAGACTGCCGAGATTAAAAAACACGTCGGCTACATGACCCAGAAGTTCAGTCTCTACGAGGATCTGAGCATCTCGGAGAACCTCGACTTCATCGCCCGCATCTATGCCGTTCCCCGGAGAAAAGAGGTGGTGGCAAAGACTTTGGAGCGTCTCGGCCTGGCGACCCGCAGCCGGCAGCTCGCCGGGTCCCTCTCCGGCGGTTGGAAGCAGCGCCTGGCGCTCGCCGCATGTTTGCTCCACGAACCCAAGCTGCTTTTGCTGGACGAGCCCACCGCAGGCGTGGACCCCAAGGCCCGACGGGACTTCTGGGAGAACATCCACCAACTCGCTGCGGAGGGCATGACAGTGCTGGTCAGCACCCACTACATGGATGAGGCCGAGCAGTGCCATGAGCTGGTGTACATGGCCTATGGCAGGAAGGTGGTGGAAGGCACCGCTAGAGAGGTCGTGGACCGCTCCGGACTGGACATCTGGGAGGTGTCCGGCCCGGACCTTCCCAAGCTCTCCCGTGAACTCAGGCAGCTGTCCGAAGTGGAAATGGTGGTGCCCTTTGGCCTCACCCTCCACGTGAGCGGGCGCAACCATAGTGCCCTGGAGCAAGCTCTAACCCCCTTCCGCCAGCGTCCGGGCCTGGCCTGTCGCCGCATCAAGCCCGGTTTGGAGGATGTGTTCATCAGCCTGATGGACAAGAGCGTGGATAATTTTGGTTAG
- a CDS encoding ABC transporter permease encodes MSHRFSLTRVRAILVKEFIQVRRDRLTFAMMIGVPLLQLLLFGYAINSDPKQLPTAVVCADPGPFARSMVSALENSAYFEVTHKPASEDEGDRLLALGEVQFLLVIPAGFDRSLQRGERPNVLLAADATDPSATGNALSVISTLGRQSINRELTGPLASLKTSEDPFEVRVQRRYNPEGLTSYNIVPGLMGVILTMTMIMMTALSVTREREKGTMENLLATPARPLEVMVGKIIPYVVIGYVQVGVILIAAKVLFQVPMLGSLALLAGAAGLFIVACLAVGFTFSTLAKSQLQAMQMTMFFFLPNMLLSGFMFPFRGMPEWAQNVGSIFPLTHFLRIVRGILLKDNTLYEVLPHVWPILAFVLVVSSLALKRYKMTLD; translated from the coding sequence ATGAGTCACCGCTTCTCCCTCACCAGGGTTCGGGCCATCCTAGTCAAGGAGTTCATCCAGGTCCGCCGGGACCGGCTCACGTTTGCGATGATGATCGGCGTGCCGCTCTTGCAACTGCTGCTCTTTGGGTACGCGATCAACTCCGACCCCAAACAACTGCCCACAGCAGTGGTCTGCGCCGATCCCGGGCCCTTTGCGCGGAGCATGGTGAGTGCACTGGAGAACTCCGCGTACTTTGAAGTGACCCACAAGCCCGCCAGCGAGGACGAGGGTGACCGGCTGCTGGCGCTTGGCGAGGTGCAGTTCCTTCTGGTGATCCCCGCTGGCTTTGACCGCAGCTTGCAACGCGGTGAGCGCCCCAACGTCCTGCTCGCTGCAGACGCCACGGACCCTTCGGCGACCGGGAACGCCCTTAGCGTGATCAGCACCCTGGGCCGCCAGTCCATCAACCGGGAGTTGACCGGACCACTGGCGTCACTAAAGACCAGTGAGGACCCTTTTGAGGTACGCGTGCAGCGGCGCTACAATCCCGAGGGGCTGACGAGTTACAACATCGTACCCGGCCTCATGGGCGTGATTCTCACCATGACCATGATCATGATGACCGCGCTCTCCGTCACCCGCGAGCGGGAAAAGGGCACCATGGAAAATCTGCTGGCCACTCCCGCTCGCCCGCTGGAGGTCATGGTGGGAAAGATCATCCCTTATGTGGTCATTGGCTACGTGCAGGTGGGCGTCATCCTGATCGCCGCCAAGGTGCTTTTTCAGGTACCCATGCTGGGATCACTTGCCCTGCTGGCAGGTGCGGCAGGTCTCTTCATCGTCGCCTGCCTGGCCGTCGGGTTCACGTTCTCCACCCTGGCGAAAAGTCAGTTGCAGGCCATGCAGATGACCATGTTCTTTTTTCTGCCGAACATGCTTCTCTCAGGATTCATGTTCCCTTTCCGCGGCATGCCGGAGTGGGCACAGAACGTCGGCAGCATCTTCCCGCTCACCCACTTTCTCCGCATCGTCCGCGGCATCCTGCTCAAGGACAACACCCTGTATGAAGTCCTGCCCCACGTCTGGCCCATCCTTGCCTTTGTGCTGGTCGTCTCCTCCCTGGCGCTCAAGCGCTACAAGATGACGCTGGATTGA
- a CDS encoding CsbD family protein gives MTTLQMKGTWNEVKGKLKQKYGQLTDDDLKFEEGKEDELLGRLQKRLGRSKEDVRQFIAEL, from the coding sequence ATGACAACGCTACAAATGAAAGGCACTTGGAACGAGGTCAAAGGCAAGCTGAAACAGAAATATGGTCAGCTGACTGACGACGACCTCAAGTTTGAAGAAGGCAAAGAAGACGAACTTCTTGGCCGACTTCAAAAACGACTTGGCAGAAGCAAGGAAGATGTCCGCCAGTTCATCGCGGAACTTTGA